One Pelodiscus sinensis isolate JC-2024 unplaced genomic scaffold, ASM4963464v1 ctg34, whole genome shotgun sequence DNA segment encodes these proteins:
- the BLVRB gene encoding flavin reductase (NADPH): protein MAACRNIVIFGATGMTGLATLAQAVDAGYQVTVLVRDPARLPPEHRPARVVVGDVLNPQDVDKAIEGQHAVIIILGTRNDLSPTTMMSEGTRNIVEAMKAHGIRKVIVCLSAFLMWDLKKVPPKLLPVTEDHIRMHQILQESGLDCVSVMPPHIADDQPLTGDYTVTVNTSGGARVISKHDLGHFFLKCLTTSEYDGKNVYLSRNYPKV from the exons atggcagcctgcaggaacaTCGTCATCTTCGGGGCCACCGGCATGACCGGGCTGGCCACCCTGGCGCAGGCCGTGGACGCGG gctACCAGGTGACGGTGCTGGTGCGGGACCCGGCGCGGCTGCCCCCGGAGCACCGGCCGGCGCGGGTCGTCGTGGGCGACGTGCTGAACCCACAGGATGTGGACAAGGCGATTGAGGGGCAGCATGCCGTCATCATCATCCTGGGGACCCGCAATGACCTGA GCCCCACCACCATGATGTCGGAGGGCACCCGGAACATCGTGGAGGCCATGAAAGCGCACGGGATCCGGAAGGTGATCGTCTGCCTGTCTG CTTTCCTGATGTGGGATTTGAAGAAGGTGCCGCCCAAGCTGCTGCCGGTGACGGAGGACCACATCCGCATGCACCAGATCCTGCAGGAGTCGGGGCTGGACTGCGTCTCCGTCATGCCGCCCCACATCGCCG ACGACCAGCCGCTGACCGGGGACTACACGGTGACGGTGAACACGTCCGGCGGCGCCCGGGTCATCTCCAAGCACGACCTCGGCCACTTCTTCCTCAAGTGCCTCACCACCTCGGAGTACGACGGCAAGAACGTCTACCTCTCCCGCAACTACCCCAAGGTGTGA